The Arabidopsis thaliana chromosome 5, partial sequence genomic interval TTCCAATACGGTGCGTTTTGGTCTCACTACCTGTGCTGGCTGTgcattctgtttttttttttttaattaaaatttttatacgCCTACCGAAAAATTCCTTTTGCTGTATTTTATAACAACGCAAATTAAATAATACGGAGTATTTTTAAACAGTAGACTAGGCGAGATTTTTCAGAAGATTTGGTGCATAATAGTGTGTAGGTGTGTCTGATAAGccataattattttcaatataacCTTTTCGTTTTTGGATCGATTATGTAATTAAGGCTGATTATTAGTGATTACACCTTTCTGGTTGCTGGAAATATAGGAGGCAGGAGAACGAAATGTCGTGGAGAATGTACCTTCTTCAAAAGATGTGTTGTCGGTGATTACCTTTTTTCACCACAGAAGCATCAACCAGAGGCTACTACTATTAAAATTGCATGATACGCTAATTAGTGAAATgaagtaaaatttattttattctttggcGAGGCCCACTTAGGGAGCTAGTAAGACCCCACTATTTTATTCTTTGGCGAGCGAGGCCTACTTGCCCATCATATTCAAGTGGATATGGAATGAGTTGAAACTCTTTTTCAGATGACAAGAGACGGGCTTAAGTGGTGAAACAACTAGTTAGGCTAAAAGGTGCATCATAAGGAACTTTTTTAAACCCCTAAAAGGTCACAATTACTCTCTTGACCTTTCCTGATCCACACAAAAGTTTAGCACTTCACTAGTGAAACTGACccttacaaaaaaatatgtaactaCAAAAGGGTCGTCCGATTTGAGACCAGAAGCCGCATCAGTATATTCCTCCTAAACACaagcaagaaagaaacagCACAAGTGCAAATTATTCACCTTTTCttgtatattttgatttgtatgaCATCAagcaaaaatatcataaagaAACCAGGTGTTTACCGAGTCAAAGTTGGGGGACTGGATGGcatgaaaccaaaattcttGAGTCTCACTGTCTTTAGAGGCTAAAAGAGACCTTGTGTTTTTCCTTCTAATCTACAGTTGGTGATATTTCTGTCTGAAGCAAAGAAAGTAAGTGATCATTTGGTTCGTTTAGATGATAGACATGTAGATAAGAGCTAATACTTACACGAGAGTGACAAGATGATTCTGAAACTAAGGAAGTTTCAGCTTGAAGTTAATCCGCAGCGACTTCATCTCCTCCAATTGCCGCTATAAGGGTTTAAGGATTCAGTTATTCTTAAGGAATTGAAGCAcacttttttctcatttttccaAACAGTTCCAAACAGAAACTCATGTTTTCAGTAAAATAGTGGCAATAATCGTCTAGACAATCTAATTACCTTAGATACACTTTCAGACGCCTGCTCGTGTCTGGCTTGGTGCAAACACCATTCCATGGCCATGTCAAATTCAAGGTTGTTAGGCTGAGAAGAATGTGATGTAGCCACGGCATCTCTCtggaaaaacatataaagacCAAAGAGCAAGAAGATTAGTAACGTAACaatgcatttttatttgtgtgcATTATGCAAGGGAAAgggaaatgaaaacaatacCATCTCCCGTCGCGTTTGAGTTTTGTGTAGTTTGATATGGCCTGAGAATAATGACGGCTTCCCTGGTGGAGTAATCTTAGCGAAAGAAGCAACAAGGGGCCTGTTGAGCAAAAAAGGCACAGCAGAGATTTCTGAGATGAAAGTATGCCAAAAAAATGGCACTGTACATCTCTGCAATTTATCATAGGAAGcttagagaaaaaagaagaatatgtcATTTCAGGTTCACCTCCCACTTGATAGCAACAAGCATCCCTCATCTAGTCTTCTAATCACCCTTTCTGCAACTTCtcttgttttgaaaatgaCCAAAGCTTCACCTGTATATCAAACAATATGAGGTGCTCTTCATTCCATTTATAGTATGTGAGAATCATAAATTAGAACCCGGTGAGTAAAATGGTAGCTTACCAATATGAGGAATAGTGACTGATGTACGCTCTATCATCCTCGCTTCGCATTGCTGGTTCAAAGCAGAATAGACTATATCCTGAAATACAATTCATAAATTTCTTAGGTTgcataaaaagagaaaagaagggaGGTTTCCATGAAGTAAATCAGGAAACAACTGCATTACATTAGGTTACATTGAGTAAGCATATACAATATACATTTTAAGAGACTCCTAAatgttgttgaaaaaaaaagagactcCTAAATAAACTGTAATACCTCCACTTCATCAGATGTATAAGTAGGATCCAAGTTTTGAAGAAGTACCACAGTCCCTTTTTTTTCTGCTTCCCTCATACTTTCTTCCCAAGGCTGGACATAATTTagacaaattaaaaagtcagTCCATAATTTCTGATACGACGTACAGAATCTGATAACAATTCAGGCTAGCTAGAAGAGACTACGCcagccaaacaaaaaataggtGCGGATAGAGAAAGTAAACAATTTGACTGCAGATTCAAAAGTAAACAACTGAGTCTCTCGAACATAGAAACGATCAAGAAAATACACTACTTTCTGAATAGCATATGAACGAGACGTTAACAATATTAACAGGTCACTCTACTAACATCATAAAACAAGCATGTCAAACACGAAAATGGAGGCAACCAAAAACGACATTTACAGAACTGGGGtgcaaaaaaaagttaaggaaAAGATACTTACAAGACTCCGGAACCATTTACTTTTTCCCTGAAataaataaggaaacaaaaatctgtTAGATAAACCTCAATGTTACCAAGCATTGTGGTAACATAATAAGATGAGAAGAATGACAGAACATCACTACAACTATACAACATACAGTGTGAAGGACTGTAAAACAAAACTGCTCCTTTTAGAATTGTGTTCTTGCAAAACCACATCCTTGCATCTAAAGATTTTACAACACGCTCTGAAATCTCATGAAACAGCCAGTTCCAAACCAATGTAAACTAAATCATATTGCAGGAAACATATAGTAAGTATAAACTTACAGCATCCGGCCTTCGGCACACTTCAGTTACTTGATAGTTTCTTTCATTATCATCTGCCGACATCTTGTCCTCAGCACGTCCAAAGCTGGGCTTCTTGGATATACCTTTTTCAGTTACagtttttgtagtttttcCTTCAGATACTGACACTACAAGATCTCGGTTCTTAACAAAGCTGCGCTTTTCGGGAGGGACTTCCTCTATAGTCACTTTGTCTCTAGGTCTCTTAAAAGATCCTGTATCCTTTTTACCATCAGAAGTAATGTTCTGCAAAATGGTTGTATCCCATCCATCTCGTACTGTAACAGAACCATcaagtttctgtttcttcagaGGCCTGTCATCCAATCCACTCGACTCTTGACTATATCTTTCTCCAGCGGGcatagatttttgtttagtcAACTGCTTTTTAACATCATTTTCTTGAGCTTTCTTTGAAATGGAATGAATTGTCCTGGAGCCAGAAGCTTCAAAAGAGTTACTATATCTTTCTTCGCCAGGcatagatttttgtttagttaactGTTTTTTAACTTCACTTTCTTGATCTTTGCCATTATAATGATTTCCCCTAGAGCCAGAATCCTTGTTAGACCTTTCTTCTGCAAgtgtagatttttttatagCGAGTTGGTAGtgacctttttctttctcttctttgcaaCCATTACTGTTTTCTTTACAGTCAGAAGATTCAAAAGCGCTGTCTTCGATTTTCCTAACTGAACCACTAGCTCCCCTAGCTAAAGGACCATTTGGTTTCAAACTATCTGACTTCCCATTTACGTCTGCTTCAATATTCTGCACCGCAGTTGCTTCTTTCTCAGAGCACGCTCTGTTAAAGATAAATTTAACTGCAAGAATTAGAGTGAAAAGAAGATATGATGTAAATAAAGAATCAAGATAGCTATTGAGTAGAATGTCAAAGCTATCAACTAAGATGAAACAAATTGTACCGTCAACTCCAGCAATCTTATCATCAATCGTATCCACAACTTTGCAACTTCCAACATCAAATGCTCGGCAAAACACGAAGTCCGCTGAGTTGAATTTTTCATCCGAGGGTTGTGgatttcttttgtcttttgaaaTGCATAGAACAGAGCATTTTCCACCGATTGCTTCCTAGTGAAATAATGTCATATCAGTATTAAAGCAGGTGTAATTTTAACTAATCACTTGCACCAGCTATTCGCACAATGGCACAAAGTTCAAACGAATATTTCAACCAAAAAGTGAAGCAAAGGTAAATCTCTCAAGACACAAGGACATGTTTGATTCACCATAGAAAGACGCTTGTAACAATGTTAGAAACCAACAAAAGTAATTGATCAACGTATTTCTGTTTGGGGAGCTTTGGGATGAGATCTATGCCATGGTTACAAAAGAGGACAAAAAAGCTACTTGGAGCACATATGTTGGTGAACAGAGAACAAGTTATCCTACCGCAAAGAATATaatattcaacaaaacaaaagtggaTGGACAATATAATTTAGTACGCAGCATAATATGAGATACATATCAATAAGAAAATGCCATGACATGCTCAATAAGTACTATGGAGAATGAAAATTCAACATAGTATGCAGAAGAATAATTAGTTACCAATTGGTTGGTATTAGCAAGGCCAAGACCTTCACCCGATGCTAAAAACACTTCATTGGCAAGTACATTCGGGACTCCTTCAAGATATGGCGCAATCTCAGAAGGTTTAAAGAACCAGAGAAGCTTGACTTTCTTTGGGATATGCTTATTAGCGTGTTCCCAAATTTTTATGATCATGCCAATGAAGGGTTCAGTAGAGTCTGGTTCACTGGCATTGCCAACTAAGACACAGTCATAAAGACGGTATTCATCGCCATCATAGGTGAAAGATTCATAGAACTGgacatctttctttttcccacCAACACCTTTCTTTTTACCCCACTTAAATTCTAAGCCTTCAGATGCTACAGATTCTTCCATTCTCTAAAAGCAATTTTCTACCTAGACAAACAGCAGAATAGTGTATCCAGATCAGAATTGCACGAGGAACTGATTAGACGACTGAACATATATCCACAATCGTTCATTTAAATGGTTGCATTGATAAATCGAAAGGAATACAAGAATTCCAACAGAAGATCAAACTCGTTTTCCAAGGATAACCGAGAGTACCCTTGACAAGGTGCAGAACACTTCAAGGACTTAAAATACTAAGACCAGAAGACacataaaaggaaaaaaccaTCACAAGATAGATCAAATCAATGATCCACCATATACTCCcaatcaatcaaaccaaaatcactCCCGAAACTCTATCAGATCCACTGTTAAACAAGGCAACACATTAATCTTTCAATTGAAATCATTAGCATTGTGcatataaccaaaaaccaTCCAATACATTCTTATAATGCACCATAACCAATCCATAAGAAACTTTTAAGTATTCAGTACTCAGACTAACGTTTAGTAATGACAAGGCTCTCTAAAAAAGCACGCAAGTCCACCAAAAAATACCGAAAGCAGCAAATCAGTTGATCAACGAAAGAAACTCCGTGAGAACAAAGAAcactaaataaaatagtagATAATTGAGttcaagtaaacaaaaaggcgattcagaaaaatcaaaagatcaCCAAACTACGCAATTGCAAAAAAGTGATAATATCATTTACGCAATGTAGGTTGAGATAAGCTTTTGCGTTCGTAAGAAACAGCGATTAACTGGGAAACAAAGAAGACGAAGTACTTTCACCAAcaattcaactttttttttaccttcacTGAAGAAATCAGTTTACAGTTTCCGAAGCCACCGAACGGAAAAATGGAACCCTAGCGAAATCAGAGTGACGCGAGTTCGATTAGGTCAAGATGAACAGAAATTGACGAAGCCCAGGTTTATCGCAgagggagaaaaaaaaaccctaatccctCGTTTTACCGGTTACTACAGTATCTCTCCACTTTATCTATCGCTAAAGTTCAtcataaacaaattcaaatcaaaatctctataGAGCAATTCAGTTTTGGTCGAagattgttcttgttgttgcagTTTCCAGAGAGAACGGTAAGTTCATGAAAGCTTTTCTCCTCCCATTCCCCCTTTCTCTGAGATTTTCTCTGTTACTTACTTTTTTAAATGAGTTGCACAAAAGACAGAAAGTAAAAATGATTAGgtctaaaaaaaatacattgaaATTGAATTATGCACAAAAGAAATACGtaattttagagaaaatatatttgagCAAAGATTTTTACCCCCTAAATACaacaatttctttattttattttttctataataataaatttccaatttttttacaCATGTATATGTGAGATACGGTCTGATCATATATACTAACCGTTAAACAAGATCATGGAAATTTAATCATATCTTCTAACTCGAATTAGTGAGCTTATATCATAATTTGTTTAGAATTATCCCTGATAAAAGTAGTTGTGGTATAAATGCTACATCCCTATTTTAGACTCTTACTTGTTTTGAtacttaaaattcaaaatcaaaatcatggaGTGGAGAAATTTATTGTTCTTCTAATGACTCCTGTCAATGGTCACACGTTTTAAAAAGATGGTGTCTTTAACAAAGCCAATGGACTGTGATTCTCACCATTCACCAATGCAATATTAATCACATACTCTCTATAGTTGAatgtgttttaattttctggAACACCCATTAATCTTTTGGCAACGGAGGTCAATATCAAGAAGTTAAGCTATCTATGCTTTTCACTTTTCAGTAAAGGATACAGAACAATTTTTGTCTCATTAAGGCCCACTACCAAAAAGGTCTGAAGAGTTGGGTTTAGGGATACTAGGCTGTTATATGGGCTGCTTCTAGGGTCTCGTAAAAagaaacggcgtcgtttttctgtcttttaaaagttttttaaaaatgcgGTGAGCGTGGATCGAACACGCGACCTTCAGATCTTCAGTCTGACGCTCTCCCAACTGAGCTATCCCCGCTTGATGCTTATATGCTTAACCTTTTATCTATATTTCCTATATTTGcgaataattttgttgtttttttcgtttgtttgttgatttttacAAAAGTTTAGTAGAGTCCGAATACATTACAAGTTGTAACACAAAtacattaaacaaaatctcAGCGTTGCATTAATCAAAGACAGTGCCCAAATAATTGGTACACTAACTGTTAGTTTTGTCGTTTTACACTAACTGTTATATAAGTCTccttataaaaagataatatgGAGAAGTGTTGTTTTGGTTCTCAGTGTTTGAGCCAGTAGTTTCTTAGCTGAGCCATATGCAACAATATCTCGTCCCGACCTTGATTCGTCACACTGCTGGTCATAATCCATGGCGGTGTTGTCTCAAAGAACCCTTGGATCAAGTCTTGGAACTCCTTTATGTTCGCCTCCGGTTTCTTCcctccatttttcttcttctttctcttgtcGCATTTTGTGAATATCAAAGTCATTGGAACCTGAGAGATATAGATAGCAATCATTCATTTCACAGAGACATTACACAATTAGTACAAGTCTTGACCATGATTGCCAATTAATGGGTTAAAGTGGGGTTTTCAAGGTTTAGGTACTTTTTATACCTGGTTTTGACCAAGCCAGCTTGCATACTCGAGATCGATTGGCTTTACAGGAATGCTGGCATCAACTAGTAAAAACACCGAGACCAATGTTGATCGATTTAGAAAATAGTCTTTGGTGAATTTGTTCCAGTCTTGTTTGAGTTCATGCGGTGCTGATGCATACCTGGATATATAAAATGTATCaactttcattttctataCTGAAAGTCCTCAAATTCCCTGGCACAGAAACTGTAATTGTATCCAAcagacacaaacaaaaaactaggAAAGACAGAGACTTGCCAGAGCAATTTTAAGGTGCTATGgcatgaaaaacaaaataatatcagTTAAACTTACCCGTAACCAGGCAAATCTACCAAGTACCACTTGTCGTTGATCCGGAAATGATTAATGCATTGCGTCTTTCCTACATGAAGAATAAACTACCAGAAGTTATAATCAACCTATATGTAGCATAAGCACAAGCACAAGCACGGCATGGATGCCTATCAGTTTCCAATTCTAATATCACGTCTATCAACCTTTCTAAGTGGTTCACTAGGAAGGAGTATTTGTGAATGAGATGTTCGGTCGACACTATAGAGATACTTTCATCATATATACATCCAAATCCCATTTTCATGAAATTATTATAGCATGGTCTAGCAGCAACACATATTACTCAAAGATTATATCCACTGATGCCATATCTTGGTTCGTATTCTCTACAACAATACCCCATCTTCAAAAGTACTAGAAACCAACAAATGCCGATGCTCCAAGGCAAATCTGTTCAATCTAACCAAGTGGGGATAGTCTATTGGTTTTGTCCTATTGACTATTGACTATTGATTGAGACTAGAGACTGATTCCCACTCAATGCCTCACTTGGCCACTACAGAATTCAAATGCTAGGCGTTAGCCCATGATTAGTGTGGACTCTAGCAAAACCCAGTTATAGAAGAATCATTTCAATAAATCAATTGACCTAAGcttccaacaacaacaaaaactgaCTTCTCCTTACTGCTTTACCAACACTCTCCAATCTCCTCATGAACATTAAAAAACTGACTACATCACTCTGTCTCAAAGATGTGATTGCTTCAGTTTCACATGACATTTCAACGGGAATAAGCCAAGTTGTTCTCTTAATCTATCATCTACTTAACCAGTGCTTCAGGTCCCCAAAATGGAAGCTTTTGATCCATAAATATAATGACACTCAAAATAATGTAGAAATCACACACCAGCTAAATGATAAGCACGATGGAGCAAAACTCAGCTTACCAGGTTTCTTAGAAGTCAAGGCAAGGCGTTTCCTCCTCACCAACGAATTGAGAAGCGATGATTTCCCAACATTGGATCTCCCAACAAGCGCAAACTCCGGCAACCCATCGGCCGGACAATCCTCCGTCTTGACACTACTCTTCACATAATCAGCCTGAACCACCTGTGCGTCCCTCGCGTACTTGCTCAGCACAATATTCGAACCCTTAAGTATCCTCGTCGTTAAACTCGCCGAGTCTTCACCGGATATATCGGTCTCCGGCGGAATAAAAAGCTTGTCGAGCGCAATCTCGACAGGTGCATCATCCAAATCGGTTGAATCTGAGACCGATAATGGTATGGGTTCAACAGTGGCGAGATTCGATTTAGACGCGAATGAGAAAAGGGTTCGAGATACTGTTACCGAAGGcttagggtttaagaaactGAAAtgcgaagaagagagagagaaagaaggtTTCGCGAGGATTGAGAGATGGAATCTTGGAAGATGCGCTAAAATCATATCTGATCGATTCTCTTCTAAGTAATAGTCTTATGAGCTTTTTAGTTCTCTTTAGATTCTGTGAGCAGCCATGGATGTAGGACTGAACTTACGGATGCGGAGGAGGTCGGGGAAACAATATCCACATCAAAACGCTACGTTTTGATGGTGGTAATCTGGACGATGAACTTTCCTTATATTACAATTTGCCCGCTCTATTTTAACGATTGTATCATTTCGCCACTATCTTCTAATTAGAGAGTAAATGGgtaaattagaaagaaaacaaaaagtataagGAGTATATAGCAAAATCGGGTCGTTGGCATCTCCTTCCACCTCTCCAAGCACGGACGAGACTTCGACCAGTGAAccaaaatctctctcaaaTTTATCACCCCGTGCTTCTGATCACGGTGGGATTCTCTCCGATCGGTGACATATCGTGGTTCATACTCCGGTGGATCTCACGGCGTAATAATTTATCATATCTGAATCGCAATCTTATTAACCATGGCTCCTCCGGCCGCTTCACAGCGTTATCCGTCACCGTCCCAACCTTCAGGGTAACTTATGCTTCTATCCATCCTCTCTCGATCAATAGCACTGAATTCACCTTACattttttagataattagCTGGGATCAATCTTTATGATTCGATCATCTCTTTTCATGCGTGGTCCGTCAGCTCATTACTTCTCGAATTTTATGATCTGTATTATTCCTATACGAAATCCAGAAATTCAGAAGCTCTCATTTAGCAGATCTAGTTTTAGTGCCTAGTTTTACCAGTCCGAGCTAAGTTATGTCAAAAAGCTAATGTGGAATCAGAAGAAGCCATTTAGTTTGAATTTTCCCCACTTAGAATCTGATTCCTAAATGCAGTGAGTATGGTCGATAATATCTGATCTCTATTTGGTCAAATGAAGCATGaattgaaaatagaaattgtTATTTATCAGGAAAAGCGAAGTGTCAGATCTGAAAACCCAGCTTCGCCAGCTAGCTGGAAGCAGAGCTCCAGGAGTTGATGATTCCAAACGTGACCTCTACAAGAAAGTAATATCGTACATGACTATTGGCATTGACGTCTCATCTGTATTTGGAGAGATGGTCATGTGCTCGGCAACATCAGACATTGTCCTGAAGAAGATGTGTTATCTTTACGTTGGAAACTATGCAAAGGGCAATCctgatctttctcttttgacGATTAATTTTCTGCAAAGGGATTGCAAAGATGAGGACCCTATGATCCGTGGGCTTGCATTGAGGAGCTTGTGTTCTTTACGAGTGCCAAACCTTGTGGAGTATCTGGTTGGTCCCTTGGGGAGCGGGCTCAAGGACAATAATAGCTATGTTAGAACTATCGCTGTTACTGGAGTACTAAAGCTTTATCACATCTCACCCTCAACATGCATTGATGCCGATTTTCCTGCAACGTTGAAAAGTTTGATGCTTCATGATTCAGATGCTCaggttaattttgttttgtatgtataatgttttgttggatGGAATTGGACTTGACTCCCTAGCATATTActtgttttgtataattattaatgttttgatataaaatatattgtcaGGTAGTTGCCAATTGCCTGTCTGCACTTCAAGAAATTTGGAGTTTAGAAGCAAGCCACTCTGAGGAAGCATGCCGGGAAAAGGAGTCCTTGCTCAGCAAGCcagttatatattatttcttgaATCGGTATGTACTTAAGCTCCTCCTTCAACTGTCTATCAGTATAACTTGTTGTTGTAGTGGTATTTACCATTGTGGTGTTTCACTGCAGGATCAAGGAATTCAATGAATGGGCACAATGTCTTATACTTGAGTTGGCAGTAAAATATGTGCCGTCAGATAGTAATGATATTTTTGACATTATGAATCTGTTGGAAGACAGACTGCAGCATGCCAATGGAGCTGTTGTCTTGGCAACAGTCAAAGTGTTTTTACAATTAACTCTCTCCATGACTGATGTTCATCAACAGGTTTAAAGTCCACCTCCTCTATCTTTAATCATCGAAAATTATTCCTAATGAAATTAGTTATGTGCGGAATTTCAtgaacaaatttgtaaaatagtCTCTGCATTGTCCACATAGTGAAGCATTATTTATATTACTTTTGGAAACATAGTCTGGAAGCTTAAAATCTAATCTTAACAATCATAGTCATCATTGATTTGTTATCATTTAAGATGATCACTGTCTAACTAATGCCAAATGATCTTGTATAGGTATATGAGCGTATTAAATCCCCACTTCTAACTCTTGTCAGTTCTGGAAGTCCAGAGCAATCGTATGCAATCTTGAGCCACCTTCATCTTTTGGTTGTTCGTGCGCCATTCATCTTTGCTGCAGACTATAAGCATTTCTACTGCCAGTACAATGAACCATCATATGTCAAAAAGTTGAAGCTTGAGATGTTGACTGCTGTTGCAAACGAGAGCAACACTTACGAAATCGGTAATGATTTCAAACTATGTCAATATGGAATCTGAAGCTAGAAAACCTTTCTTTTCCGGCTCTTTGATTGGACTAATTcgtacttttttcttttcagtgACGGAACTGTGTGAGTATGCTGCAAACGTTGATATTGCAATTGCGAGAGAGTCAATTCGAGCAGTTGGAAAGATTGCTTTGCAACAGTATGATGTAAATGCGATTGTTGATAGACTTCTTCAATTTCTGGAGATGGAAAAGGACTATGTGACCGCTGAAACTTTGGTAAACTATCATTTGAACTATTCACGGAGATGATTGGCCATCACATTGATACTTATAttgtttacattttcataACAATTCCACTTGTCTGGTTCCTCTTCTAGGTTCTTGTAAAGGACCTTCTAAGGAAGTATCCACAATGGAGCCATGACTGCATTTCTGTTGTTGGGGGTATCAGCAGCAAAAATATCCAGGAACCGAAAGCCAAGGCGGCTCTTATATGGATGTTGGGTGAGTATGCACAGGACATGAGTGATGCTCCTTATGTTTTGGAGAATCTGATAGAAAACTGGGAGGAAGAGCATTCAGCCGAGGTATTTAGGCAtcacttttctgtttttccttgCTACTGAAATTATGGTTCCATTTATGCGTGAGAATGAGGACTTGCTCATTAGTATATGTTCCCAATTTGTGCCATTGAGCAGGTTCGGTTACATCTCTTAACTGCGGCAATGAAATGCTTTTTCAAGAGGGCACCTGAGACTCAGAAAGCCCTAGGAACAGCTCTAGCTGCAGGCATTGCTGATTTTCACCAGGTTTCTTCCTATCTCCCCTTccaaatttctctttctttttttcaaaccCATTGGCCTATTAGATCACTAATTCAACATTTACTGTTGGCATAGGATGTTCATGACCGAGCCTTGTTCTACTATCGGGTTCTGCAATACGATGTACACGTGGCAGAACGTGTTGTTAGTCCTCCAAAACAGGCGGTTTCAGTCTTTGCTGACACTCAAAGCAGTGAAATCAAAGACCGTGTATTTGACGAGTTTAACAGCCTTTCTGTGATATACCAGAAGGTATGTTTCCTGACTTTACTACTGAAGCCAATGTAGTAGTATGCATTCATTAGCCTACATTACTCAGAGGTGTTCCTTATATGTTTTCATAATAAAATGACTTTTTGCAGCCATCTTACATGTTTACGGATAAGGAACACCGAGGACCCTTTGAGTTTTCTGACGAAGTTGGAAATATTTCCATCACACCTGAAGCCTCCAGCGACATTGTTCCAGCTCAGCAATATGAGGCAAATGACAAGGACCTGCTTCTAGGTATTGACGAGAAGGATGAAAATAAAGGAGTTTCCAATAACAATGGTTCTGCTTACACGGCCCCTTCATTAGAAAGCTCCTCTAATATAACCTCACAAATGCAAGAGCTTGCAATCTCCGGCCCTGCCACATCCGCAACTACCCCACAatcatttggttttgatgatctctttggtttgggtttatcAACCGCTCCTGCTC includes:
- a CDS encoding bromo-adjacent homology (BAH) domain-containing protein (bromo-adjacent homology (BAH) domain-containing protein; FUNCTIONS IN: DNA binding, nucleic acid binding; INVOLVED IN: biological_process unknown; LOCATED IN: cellular_component unknown; EXPRESSED IN: 9 plant structures; EXPRESSED DURING: 4 anthesis, C globular stage, petal differentiation and expansion stage, E expanded cotyledon stage, D bilateral stage; CONTAINS InterPro DOMAIN/s: RNA recognition motif, RNP-1 (InterPro:IPR000504), Bromo adjacent homology (BAH) domain (InterPro:IPR001025); BEST Arabidopsis thaliana protein match is: nucleic acid binding (TAIR:AT3G15605.4); Has 602 Blast hits to 478 proteins in 106 species: Archae - 0; Bacteria - 17; Metazoa - 295; Fungi - 38; Plants - 91; Viruses - 4; Other Eukaryotes - 157 (source: NCBI BLink).); translation: MEESVASEGLEFKWGKKKGVGGKKKDVQFYESFTYDGDEYRLYDCVLVGNASEPDSTEPFIGMIIKIWEHANKHIPKKVKLLWFFKPSEIAPYLEGVPNVLANEVFLASGEGLGLANTNQLEAIGGKCSVLCISKDKRNPQPSDEKFNSADFVFCRAFDVGSCKVVDTIDDKIAGVDVKFIFNRACSEKEATAVQNIEADVNGKSDSLKPNGPLARGASGSVRKIEDSAFESSDCKENSNGCKEEKEKGHYQLAIKKSTLAEERSNKDSGSRGNHYNGKDQESEVKKQLTKQKSMPGEERYSNSFEASGSRTIHSISKKAQENDVKKQLTKQKSMPAGERYSQESSGLDDRPLKKQKLDGSVTVRDGWDTTILQNITSDGKKDTGSFKRPRDKVTIEEVPPEKRSFVKNRDLVVSVSEGKTTKTVTEKGISKKPSFGRAEDKMSADDNERNYQVTEVCRRPDAGKSKWFRSLPWEESMREAEKKGTVVLLQNLDPTYTSDEVEDIVYSALNQQCEARMIERTSVTIPHIGEALVIFKTREVAERVIRRLDEGCLLLSSGRPLVASFAKITPPGKPSLFSGHIKLHKTQTRREMRDAVATSHSSQPNNLEFDMAMEWCLHQARHEQASESVSKRQLEEMKSLRINFKLKLPYETQEFWFHAIQSPNFDSEEYTDAASGLKSDDPFVVTYFFVRVSFTSEVLNFCVDQERSRE
- a CDS encoding bromo-adjacent homology (BAH) domain-containing protein, yielding MEESVASEGLEFKWGKKKGVGGKKKDVQFYESFTYDGDEYRLYDCVLVGNASEPDSTEPFIGMIIKIWEHANKHIPKKVKLLWFFKPSEIAPYLEGVPNVLANEVFLASGEGLGLANTNQLEAIGGKCSVLCISKDKRNPQPSDEKFNSADFVFCRAFDVGSCKVVDTIDDKIAGVDVKFIFNRACSEKEATAVQNIEADVNGKSDSLKPNGPLARGASGSVRKIEDSAFESSDCKENSNGCKEEKEKGHYQLAIKKSTLAEERSNKDSGSRGNHYNGKDQESEVKKQLTKQKSMPGEERYSNSFEASGSRTIHSISKKAQENDVKKQLTKQKSMPAGERYSQESSGLDDRPLKKQKLDGSVTVRDGWDTTILQNITSDGKKDTGSFKRPRDKVTIEEVPPEKRSFVKNRDLVVSVSEGKTTKTVTEKGISKKPSFGRAEDKMSADDNERNYQVTEVCRRPDAGKSKWFRSLPWEESMREAEKKGTVVLLQNLDPTYTSDEVEDIVYSALNQQCEARMIERTSVTIPHIGEALVIFKTREVAERVIRRLDEGCLLLSSGRPLVASFAKITPPGKPSLFSGHIKLHKTQTRREMRDAVATSHSSQPNNLEFDMAMEWCLHQARHEQASESVSKRQLEEMKSLRINFKLKLP